From the genome of Vicia villosa cultivar HV-30 ecotype Madison, WI linkage group LG2, Vvil1.0, whole genome shotgun sequence, one region includes:
- the LOC131650887 gene encoding uncharacterized protein At4g04775-like, with protein sequence MDSTRSSSVGNSIGGSIPRCGCNESMKMFVSNTHENPRRKFWRCKNRGKSDAACDLFLWDDEVVEHNMRDGKKEVFRGGELVIKNSEFTLDQMKAFGLQFGKEFGKEFSKEFGLDASSKKVEKLKKLLNEERKKNFRLMVALVASWMLLFVVYKMC encoded by the exons ATGGACTCTACAAGAAGCTCGTCAGTTGGCAATTCAATCGGTGGATCAATACCCAGATGTGGATGCAACGAATCAATGAAGATGTTTGTCTCAAACACACACGAAAACCCTCGGAGGAAGTTTTGGAGATGCAAGAATCGTGGAAAG AGTGATGCAGCATGCGATTTGTTTCTTTGGGATGATGAAGTCGTGGAACACAACATGAGAGATGGGAAGAAAGAAGTTTTCAGAGGTGGAGAGTTGGTTATCAAAAACAGTGAATTCACACTTGATCAAATGAAAGCTTTTGGATTACAGTTTGGGAAAGAGTTTGGAAAGGAGTTTTCCAAAGAATTTGGCCTAGATGCATCTTCAAAGAAGGTTGAAAAGTTGAAGAAGTTGCTGaatgaagaaaggaaaaaaaacttCAGGTTGATGGTGGCCTTGGTAGCATCTTggatgttgttgtttgttgtataCAAGATGTGTTAA